The proteins below come from a single Gimesia alba genomic window:
- a CDS encoding HAD family hydrolase yields MIRTFLFDMGNVLAFFSHDKMCEQMGRLCGRSESEIRTLLIGSGKQWEYERGQLTPAEFHQWFEQAVGQSVDFEALALAGSDIFELNTSILPVLDSIKASGYRLVLLSNTCVSHFEFIWNRYDVLQRFDDFVTSYAAGAIKPEPAIFECALQKIECAPAEAFYTDDIPDYVKEAKKLGIQGEVFTDTETLIEQLAGRGIHL; encoded by the coding sequence TTGATTCGTACATTTCTATTTGACATGGGGAATGTTCTGGCGTTTTTTTCGCATGATAAGATGTGTGAACAAATGGGGCGTCTGTGTGGCCGATCTGAGTCTGAAATCAGGACGCTGTTGATCGGATCCGGTAAGCAATGGGAGTATGAACGAGGTCAACTGACCCCTGCTGAATTTCATCAGTGGTTTGAACAGGCAGTCGGCCAATCAGTTGATTTCGAAGCCTTAGCACTTGCGGGCTCTGATATTTTTGAGCTGAATACATCGATCCTGCCTGTATTGGATTCCATCAAGGCGAGTGGGTATCGTCTGGTCCTGTTGTCGAATACCTGCGTGTCACACTTTGAATTTATCTGGAACCGATATGATGTATTACAGCGGTTTGATGATTTTGTGACGTCCTATGCAGCGGGGGCGATCAAACCGGAGCCTGCCATTTTCGAGTGTGCCCTGCAAAAAATTGAGTGTGCTCCTGCAGAAGCCTTTTACACAGACGATATCCCCGATTACGTCAAAGAAGCGAAAAAGCTGGGAATTCAGGGTGAAGTCTTTACCGATACGGAAACACTGATTGAGCAACTGGCCGGTCGTGGGATTCATCTTTAA
- a CDS encoding acetolactate synthase: MDFEGQSSYPSGEPGKEWPCLRQFCVFMENRVGYLHQLLKLLEKFDLRIIALSTVDSVDVAMSRIVLDNYERAREIFEFSGYTFFEKDLIGVELPDDTQPYMRICLSLLQAEVNIDYTYPLLYRRHGRGAIALCVDDIDLGIKTLTEQGHRIITEKDLKDDDEYI; this comes from the coding sequence ATGGATTTTGAAGGTCAATCCTCCTACCCGTCAGGAGAACCAGGCAAAGAGTGGCCATGCCTGCGCCAATTCTGTGTGTTTATGGAAAACCGGGTTGGTTATCTCCATCAACTGTTAAAACTACTTGAAAAATTCGATCTCAGAATCATCGCTTTGAGTACGGTCGACTCGGTCGACGTCGCGATGAGCCGCATAGTCCTCGACAATTACGAGAGGGCACGGGAAATTTTTGAATTTTCAGGATATACATTCTTTGAAAAAGACCTGATCGGCGTCGAGCTACCGGATGACACGCAACCCTATATGCGAATCTGTCTCTCTTTACTCCAGGCAGAGGTGAATATCGATTATACCTACCCATTACTTTACCGCAGACATGGTCGAGGTGCGATAGCTCTGTGCGTCGATGATATTGATCTGGGTATCAAAACCCTGACCGAGCAAGGGCATCGCATCATCACAGAGAAAGATCTCAAAGACGACGACGAGTATATTTGA
- a CDS encoding Flp family type IVb pilin, with amino-acid sequence MNMLTKFWNDEAGFVVSSELVLIGTILVLGVVVGLATVRDQVVQELGDLALAISNINQSYSFSGVTGHTSSVAGSIFADALDFCDSNADISTEEPPCISVQIDPSNEL; translated from the coding sequence ATGAACATGCTTACTAAATTTTGGAATGATGAGGCAGGATTCGTTGTCTCATCTGAACTCGTTCTGATCGGCACAATTCTCGTACTGGGTGTTGTAGTTGGATTGGCAACGGTTCGTGATCAGGTTGTTCAAGAACTGGGTGACCTTGCTTTAGCTATCTCAAACATTAACCAAAGTTACAGCTTTTCTGGTGTTACCGGGCACACTTCTAGTGTAGCTGGTTCCATCTTTGCAGACGCTCTGGACTTCTGTGATTCAAATGCAGATATAAGCACTGAAGAGCCTCCTTGTATCAGTGTTCAGATTGATCCGTCAAACGAACTGTAA
- a CDS encoding arylsulfatase, with protein MNFLENTIRTLVRCIACLCFSLMLLNQTQAAEPPNIIYVMADDLGYGDLGCFGQTVIKTPNIDQLAKLGMRFTNHYAGHTVCRPSRLVLLTGQHTGHTPISQNEQYYFPEGATTVTSLLKEAGYATGGVGKWALGPPESTGVPSKQGFDFWFGYLDQGNAHNFYPEFLWSNEQEISLPGNKVGPQKRVSIERETYSHDLLTQEAFNFIKHNAKKPFILQAHYTIPHANNEGGRATGDGMEVPEYGEYADREWPAPEKGFAAMITRLDRDLGQMVKLLKELNLEHKTIIFFTSDNGPHQEGMHQVDFFNSNGPLRGYKRDLYEGGIRVPLIVKWPGKVQAGTTTDHISAFWDFLPTACELAGIKPPQSIDGVSYLPTLLGQPQTPHDTLFWKYRGKVALRSGKWKAVQTGLKKPFELYNLDTDIGEQNNIAEQHPEIVAQMKQKIVESQSAN; from the coding sequence ATGAACTTCTTAGAGAACACCATTCGCACTCTGGTCCGCTGCATCGCCTGCCTGTGTTTCAGCCTCATGTTGCTCAATCAGACTCAGGCGGCAGAGCCCCCCAATATTATCTACGTCATGGCGGACGATCTGGGTTATGGTGATCTCGGCTGCTTTGGACAGACGGTCATCAAGACTCCCAACATCGATCAGTTGGCCAAACTGGGAATGCGATTCACAAATCACTATGCCGGCCACACGGTCTGTCGTCCTTCGCGGCTGGTTCTGTTAACAGGCCAGCATACCGGACACACTCCGATCAGCCAGAATGAACAATATTATTTCCCTGAAGGCGCTACCACTGTCACCTCACTCTTAAAGGAAGCCGGCTACGCGACCGGGGGAGTCGGCAAATGGGCATTGGGGCCCCCCGAATCAACGGGTGTTCCCAGCAAGCAGGGATTTGATTTCTGGTTTGGTTATCTGGACCAGGGAAATGCCCACAACTTTTATCCGGAATTTCTGTGGAGCAACGAACAGGAAATTTCGCTGCCGGGCAATAAAGTCGGGCCGCAGAAACGAGTCTCAATCGAACGCGAGACTTATTCGCACGATCTGCTCACTCAGGAAGCGTTCAACTTCATCAAGCACAACGCTAAGAAGCCTTTCATTCTCCAGGCGCATTACACGATCCCGCATGCCAATAATGAAGGGGGGCGGGCGACCGGCGACGGAATGGAAGTGCCTGAATACGGAGAATACGCAGACCGTGAATGGCCGGCTCCCGAAAAAGGCTTTGCCGCCATGATCACCCGCCTCGACCGCGACCTGGGACAAATGGTCAAACTGTTAAAAGAATTGAACCTGGAACACAAGACGATCATCTTTTTCACATCAGACAATGGCCCGCACCAGGAAGGCATGCATCAGGTCGATTTTTTCAATTCTAACGGCCCACTCCGCGGCTATAAGCGGGATCTCTATGAAGGCGGCATTCGCGTTCCCCTGATCGTGAAGTGGCCCGGCAAAGTTCAAGCCGGAACGACAACAGATCACATCAGTGCCTTCTGGGATTTTCTGCCAACTGCCTGTGAACTGGCGGGTATCAAGCCGCCACAAAGCATCGACGGAGTTTCTTATCTGCCCACGCTACTGGGGCAACCGCAGACGCCCCACGACACGCTATTCTGGAAGTACCGCGGGAAAGTCGCCCTGCGATCTGGGAAATGGAAAGCAGTCCAGACTGGCCTCAAAAAACCATTTGAGCTGTATAATCTCGATACCGATATTGGAGAACAAAACAATATCGCCGAGCAACATCCCGAAATTGTAGCGCAGATGAAACAGAAAATCGTCGAGAGTCAATCAGCCAACTAA
- a CDS encoding CpaF family protein translates to MLIHQELVDSLDLSMLAQISEKELSAEVRSVATEICDEHVSVLEGIDRERLLDELLSEVFGLGPLDNLMSDPTISDILVNHAYEIHIERNGQLQESDVIFADNQHLMRIIQRIVSRVGRRIDEVNPMVDARLPDGSRINAIIPPLALNGPSLSIRRFGATPLQIDDLIDKESVTPEIVDFLAAVVDSRISMLISGGTGSGKTTLLNALSNFIPREERLITIEDSAELLLQHKHVVRLETKIDNTEGVGEISQRQLVKNSLRMRPDRIIIGEVRGAEALDMLQAMNTGHEGSLTTIHANDTRDALARLEMMVAMSGFELPLPVIRQYIANGIGIILHVSRLKGGQRCITKVSEIVSLNSQGDYKVEDIFGFEQTGIDDQGNAQGTFYATGYRPNCLKRMEASGIHLSDQIFEK, encoded by the coding sequence GTGTTGATCCATCAGGAACTGGTCGATTCACTCGATTTGTCAATGTTGGCTCAGATTTCGGAAAAAGAGCTTTCAGCCGAAGTTCGTTCCGTGGCTACGGAAATTTGTGATGAACACGTTTCGGTACTGGAAGGTATTGATCGAGAGCGTTTACTGGACGAATTACTGAGTGAAGTATTTGGGTTGGGACCATTGGATAACCTGATGTCTGACCCCACAATCAGCGATATCCTGGTGAACCATGCCTATGAAATTCATATCGAACGAAATGGCCAACTGCAGGAATCAGACGTCATTTTTGCAGATAATCAGCACTTAATGAGAATTATCCAGCGGATTGTTTCGCGAGTGGGCCGTCGAATTGATGAAGTCAACCCGATGGTTGATGCCCGACTGCCTGATGGGTCGCGAATCAACGCAATCATTCCTCCTTTGGCTTTGAATGGACCATCATTGTCAATTCGAAGATTTGGAGCGACTCCACTGCAGATCGATGACCTCATTGATAAGGAGTCGGTGACTCCTGAAATTGTCGATTTTCTGGCAGCAGTTGTTGATTCCCGGATCAGTATGCTGATTTCCGGAGGGACAGGTAGTGGTAAAACTACTTTATTGAATGCCCTCTCCAACTTTATTCCCCGTGAAGAACGTCTGATTACGATTGAAGATTCCGCTGAGTTATTGCTGCAGCATAAACATGTCGTCCGTCTTGAGACAAAAATTGACAATACCGAAGGTGTGGGTGAGATCTCACAGAGGCAGCTTGTAAAAAACAGTCTGCGTATGCGGCCCGACCGAATTATTATCGGCGAAGTTAGAGGCGCTGAGGCGTTGGATATGCTTCAAGCCATGAATACCGGCCATGAGGGATCTCTCACCACAATTCACGCCAATGATACACGAGATGCCCTGGCTCGATTGGAAATGATGGTCGCCATGAGTGGTTTCGAGCTTCCCTTGCCTGTGATCAGACAATATATCGCGAATGGTATTGGGATTATCTTACATGTTTCCCGTCTCAAGGGGGGGCAACGCTGTATCACTAAAGTATCCGAAATCGTCTCTCTCAATAGCCAGGGGGATTACAAAGTAGAGGATATCTTTGGGTTTGAACAAACCGGAATTGATGATCAGGGAAATGCACAAGGCACGTTTTATGCGACTGGCTATCGTCCCAACTGTCTGAAGCGAATGGAAGCTTCCGGAATTCACTTGAGTGATCAAATTTTTGAGAAATAA
- a CDS encoding type II secretion system F family protein codes for MFVDFVSIATFLLVCFVFFLIGDAIAAGHRSNQKKRLDLSDQSSKNYATSKVGMFSRAMAGVVPQSDDEIKKIELDLKRAGYYRSTALVEYLATRNLLIVLVLIGTGVGCVLADPGTNIPEIILFVGLLVAGAGYGLPRMVLRNQANRRVHRIQRGLPDALDLVMMCLTGGVPLRTALQRVTEEVRYSHPDIAVEFDIIRRHADANSMSDALKQFAKRIDAPDVNALSLMISQTERLGTNVSTALIDFADGVRRKYRQRAEEHSSKTSIKLLFPVIFCMAPPIYILFFGPAVLELRNFLIREHRQGGILEPETYGETISTTSESVRNITNGN; via the coding sequence ATGTTTGTTGATTTTGTTTCCATTGCTACTTTTTTACTGGTCTGCTTTGTTTTCTTCTTGATCGGAGATGCCATTGCCGCAGGGCATCGATCTAACCAAAAGAAAAGATTAGATCTGAGCGATCAGAGTTCGAAGAACTATGCAACCTCAAAAGTGGGTATGTTTAGCCGGGCAATGGCGGGTGTCGTTCCACAGTCAGATGATGAAATTAAAAAAATTGAACTGGATCTCAAGCGGGCCGGTTATTATCGGTCAACGGCTTTGGTTGAATATCTGGCCACCCGGAATTTACTGATCGTCTTGGTACTCATTGGGACGGGAGTCGGTTGTGTTTTAGCTGATCCTGGAACCAATATACCAGAGATTATTCTCTTTGTTGGTTTATTGGTTGCTGGTGCCGGGTATGGCCTTCCCCGAATGGTATTACGTAATCAAGCGAACCGCCGCGTTCATCGAATTCAAAGAGGATTGCCCGATGCACTCGATCTGGTGATGATGTGTTTGACAGGTGGGGTTCCGTTGCGGACAGCACTGCAGCGTGTGACAGAAGAAGTTCGTTATTCTCATCCAGATATTGCAGTCGAATTTGATATTATACGTCGTCATGCTGATGCTAATTCAATGTCCGATGCACTGAAACAATTTGCCAAACGAATTGATGCTCCTGATGTGAATGCCCTTTCGTTGATGATCTCTCAGACAGAAAGATTGGGGACGAATGTTTCAACGGCTTTGATTGACTTTGCAGATGGTGTTCGTCGAAAATACCGTCAACGTGCAGAGGAGCATTCAAGTAAGACCAGTATCAAACTGCTCTTCCCCGTGATTTTTTGCATGGCACCACCGATTTATATTTTATTCTTCGGGCCCGCCGTTCTTGAACTGCGGAACTTCCTGATTCGGGAACATCGCCAAGGTGGAATTCTTGAACCTGAAACATATGGGGAGACAATCAGCACTACTTCGGAATCCGTTCGCAATATCACGAATGGGAATTAA
- the cpaB gene encoding Flp pilus assembly protein CpaB — protein MAKISPGTMTAAIFAILLGLGAAYTVRQFMDKQPGPPILAEDPVTPKKVLIPIASRDLIPGQTLSLDDISIYRATPEMVDEKFDSQGKQRIMSTQYITGRVLKTAIKAGQPFHTVDLFANGMGPGLSDILEPGNRAVTVAIHKIGNVAGFSRPGAIVDVLFRSDATNGIPETTITLLEKVKVLAVGEIAVPGHKYLSNSSGGKVVEDYSVTLEVSPEQGKVLKVVEDHGVLSLALRNPNENTEVVSAGRSSDRLTLSNILGFIPNQRVSSMDIYRGGSLNTVHFKGNRAYKSQNWIDAIETPVASDVVPSNKATTTMKQNDGRTSEISTPLSGL, from the coding sequence GTGGCAAAAATTAGTCCAGGAACAATGACGGCAGCGATTTTCGCAATTCTACTTGGGTTGGGCGCAGCTTATACTGTGCGACAATTTATGGACAAGCAGCCTGGCCCACCGATTTTAGCAGAAGATCCGGTCACGCCGAAAAAGGTGCTGATTCCCATTGCATCAAGAGATCTGATACCAGGGCAGACACTGTCACTTGATGATATTTCAATTTATCGCGCCACGCCTGAAATGGTAGACGAGAAATTTGATTCTCAAGGAAAACAGCGAATTATGAGCACGCAGTATATTACAGGTCGTGTGCTCAAGACAGCAATCAAAGCCGGACAACCATTTCATACTGTTGACTTGTTTGCAAATGGGATGGGACCAGGATTGTCAGATATTCTGGAGCCAGGCAATCGAGCTGTGACAGTCGCCATTCACAAAATTGGAAACGTGGCAGGTTTCTCGCGTCCCGGCGCTATCGTTGATGTGCTGTTCCGTTCCGATGCAACCAATGGAATTCCGGAAACGACAATTACGTTGCTTGAAAAAGTGAAGGTTCTCGCAGTGGGGGAAATCGCCGTTCCCGGACATAAATATCTCAGTAATTCAAGTGGGGGCAAGGTAGTAGAAGATTATTCTGTCACACTCGAAGTTTCGCCCGAACAAGGCAAAGTGCTCAAAGTGGTTGAAGATCATGGTGTGCTCAGCCTGGCACTGAGAAACCCCAACGAGAATACAGAAGTTGTTTCTGCTGGTCGTTCCAGCGACCGACTGACTCTTTCCAATATCCTTGGTTTTATTCCCAATCAACGCGTTTCCAGTATGGATATTTACCGGGGAGGCAGTTTAAACACGGTGCATTTTAAAGGCAACCGTGCTTATAAAAGCCAGAACTGGATCGACGCGATTGAGACTCCCGTTGCATCAGACGTAGTCCCTTCCAATAAAGCAACGACTACGATGAAGCAAAATGACGGTAGAACATCTGAGATTTCTACGCCCCTCAGCGGGTTATAA
- a CDS encoding type II secretion system F family protein, translating into MDSSLVALICFAAVTVSVLAVYLFFRDLSGAGKLKSGQFSKRPRLRRIRNVFDQEPSASILGRIDQSFDRLVLENGSDFTPFSAFLLLIVCGLAIGGSIFVYSDQPLAGIAGMVGGMVAVLIVFHFRRKRRMQMIQEELPEMIDLLARSTHAGASLEQAIAIVGEETKGPLSSEFRRCARQLDMNMSVPAVMKSLSNRIQLVDLKILTSTLMLYRKTGGNLPANLERMADVIRDRINYRRQMKASTGAGRASALLMTVVAPVAFVVLLVVFPDHVSNLYTDPIGNMLLLIAIVLEVIGIIWVSTLLRTEY; encoded by the coding sequence GTGGACAGTTCCTTGGTTGCATTGATTTGTTTTGCTGCAGTGACGGTATCGGTCCTGGCGGTCTATCTTTTTTTTCGCGATTTATCTGGCGCTGGTAAATTAAAGTCGGGGCAGTTTTCAAAACGTCCTCGCCTGAGAAGAATTCGAAATGTATTTGACCAGGAGCCGTCTGCCAGTATTTTGGGAAGAATTGATCAAAGTTTTGATCGACTTGTTCTCGAAAATGGCTCTGATTTCACGCCGTTTTCTGCATTTCTATTGTTGATTGTGTGTGGTCTTGCCATTGGCGGGAGTATTTTTGTCTATTCGGATCAACCTTTGGCAGGTATTGCCGGCATGGTTGGTGGCATGGTTGCTGTTTTGATCGTTTTCCATTTTCGTCGAAAACGAAGAATGCAGATGATTCAGGAAGAACTTCCTGAGATGATTGATTTACTGGCACGATCGACACATGCTGGTGCCAGTCTGGAACAGGCGATTGCCATTGTGGGTGAAGAAACCAAGGGGCCTTTAAGTTCTGAGTTCAGACGCTGTGCCCGACAATTAGACATGAATATGTCTGTGCCTGCTGTGATGAAATCGCTTTCAAATCGAATTCAGCTGGTGGATCTCAAAATTCTGACATCAACATTAATGTTGTATCGTAAGACAGGTGGAAATCTGCCTGCGAATCTAGAACGGATGGCGGATGTGATTCGTGACCGAATCAACTATCGCCGTCAAATGAAGGCGTCTACTGGTGCTGGTCGTGCATCAGCATTATTGATGACTGTAGTTGCCCCTGTTGCTTTTGTAGTACTTTTAGTGGTTTTTCCCGATCACGTTTCCAATTTATATACTGACCCCATTGGTAATATGCTGTTACTCATTGCCATCGTCCTGGAAGTGATCGGAATCATCTGGGTATCTACTTTATTGAGAACGGAATATTAA
- a CDS encoding Gfo/Idh/MocA family protein, whose translation MMKKQISVAVLTNETGAHLSAYFSALKEIDAVKEVFLSDPSHKQVELARRELGSKLSEVYDKPENLLQIEHPELALVTMEARQAPQAINLALEQGCHVLSEKPACLSVAQFEPLVQKAESKHLDLSLALANRTNPEIQFAKSLIDAGTLGKIYGVEMTLLADQTRLTNPAYHQSWYAQKDRAGGGFLSWLGIHWLDLSMYLTDSSITDVSGFTALVGGQPISVEDAAALSFRYEAGFLGTLTAGYFMNRGYQSLIKIWGSKGWLEMVPFEERHLEWTLNHNGKKFRFEKPVEPRGYTPAVRKAVQAAAGNGDPLLTSRESLRIIRTIYAFYDAAKSGKAQKISQA comes from the coding sequence ATGATGAAGAAACAAATTTCTGTTGCTGTGCTGACGAATGAGACGGGAGCGCACTTAAGCGCCTACTTTTCAGCGCTGAAGGAGATTGATGCCGTCAAGGAAGTATTTCTGTCTGATCCCAGTCACAAACAGGTTGAACTGGCCCGGCGGGAACTCGGTTCCAAGCTGAGCGAAGTCTATGATAAGCCTGAAAATTTGCTTCAGATCGAGCATCCAGAACTGGCTTTGGTCACGATGGAAGCCCGACAGGCACCTCAAGCGATCAATCTGGCTTTGGAACAAGGCTGCCATGTGTTATCAGAAAAGCCCGCTTGTTTGAGTGTTGCGCAATTTGAGCCTTTGGTTCAAAAGGCCGAGAGCAAGCATTTGGATTTATCGCTGGCGCTTGCGAATCGGACGAACCCGGAAATCCAGTTTGCAAAGTCATTGATCGATGCCGGAACCCTGGGAAAGATCTACGGAGTGGAAATGACCCTGTTAGCCGACCAGACTCGGTTGACGAATCCCGCTTATCACCAAAGCTGGTATGCGCAGAAGGACCGAGCTGGAGGGGGATTTCTGTCGTGGTTAGGAATCCACTGGCTGGATCTGTCGATGTATCTGACGGACTCTTCGATCACTGATGTTTCCGGATTTACGGCGTTAGTCGGGGGACAGCCGATTTCCGTGGAAGATGCAGCCGCCCTGTCCTTTCGCTATGAAGCCGGTTTTTTAGGAACGCTCACAGCTGGTTATTTTATGAATCGGGGATATCAGTCCCTGATCAAAATCTGGGGCAGCAAAGGCTGGCTGGAAATGGTGCCGTTTGAGGAGCGTCATCTGGAATGGACGCTGAACCATAATGGAAAGAAATTTCGATTTGAAAAACCGGTTGAGCCACGAGGATATACACCCGCTGTTCGAAAAGCCGTACAGGCGGCTGCTGGAAATGGCGATCCGTTGCTGACGAGCCGGGAGAGTTTGAGAATCATTCGCACCATCTATGCATTTTACGATGCGGCAAAATCCGGCAAAGCTCAGAAGATCTCACAAGCTTGA
- a CDS encoding DUF1501 domain-containing protein, whose translation MAMEQTSNHQEASSAGHAQFCRRTRREFLWEAGGGFASVALTGMMSQDGFLNSQAVAADGVSQFQNPLAPKDPHFKPKAKSVIFLFMYGGPSHVDTFDYKPKLYDLDGKTIPVKTKGRGGEKNEGRVVGPKWKFKQYGQSGQWVSDLFPHLATCADDIAFLKSMTADSPIHGSAMLMMNSGRILSGFPSLGSWLNYGLGTENENLPGYVVMLDPTGGPISGAKNWSSGFMPATYQGTTMRSEGAPLIDLRRPEGMSKAVQRELLDALKDANEKHQVSRAGNSELAARIASYELAFKMQKHAPEAADLASETKQTQELYGLNNPRTADFGRRCLLARRLVERGVRFIQLYSGGNHNDANWDAHGDLFKNHSYHAGNTDQPIAALIKDLKARGLFDETMVVWGGEFGRQPTAEYAKGTGRDHNSYGFTMWTAGGGVKGGTSVGATDELGSAAVEKPFHVKRLHATILNQMGLDPNRLSYFYGGLDQKLVGVEHTEPIREII comes from the coding sequence ATGGCTATGGAGCAAACATCCAATCATCAAGAAGCTAGTTCTGCCGGACATGCGCAGTTCTGCCGTCGTACACGACGTGAGTTTCTGTGGGAAGCCGGTGGCGGGTTCGCTTCGGTGGCATTAACGGGCATGATGTCGCAGGACGGTTTTCTCAATTCCCAGGCCGTTGCCGCAGACGGTGTGAGCCAGTTCCAGAATCCGTTGGCGCCCAAAGATCCCCATTTCAAGCCGAAAGCCAAGAGTGTCATTTTTCTGTTTATGTATGGTGGGCCGAGTCACGTTGATACCTTTGATTATAAACCAAAACTATATGATTTGGACGGCAAAACGATTCCCGTCAAAACCAAAGGACGCGGTGGGGAAAAGAACGAAGGTCGCGTTGTCGGCCCGAAATGGAAGTTCAAGCAGTATGGTCAATCGGGTCAATGGGTTTCGGATTTGTTTCCGCATCTGGCGACGTGTGCGGATGATATTGCGTTTTTGAAATCAATGACCGCTGATTCTCCCATTCATGGATCGGCGATGCTGATGATGAATTCGGGACGCATTTTAAGTGGGTTTCCCAGTCTGGGTTCGTGGCTGAATTATGGTCTGGGAACCGAGAATGAAAATCTGCCCGGTTATGTGGTGATGCTCGATCCGACGGGTGGGCCTATCAGTGGAGCCAAGAACTGGTCGAGTGGTTTTATGCCGGCGACGTATCAGGGGACAACCATGCGTTCGGAGGGCGCGCCTCTGATTGATTTGCGTCGACCAGAAGGGATGAGCAAAGCGGTACAGCGCGAGTTACTGGACGCATTGAAAGACGCTAACGAGAAGCACCAGGTTTCGCGGGCCGGCAACTCGGAGTTGGCGGCGCGGATCGCCAGTTACGAACTGGCGTTTAAAATGCAGAAGCATGCTCCCGAAGCAGCCGACCTGGCGTCAGAAACGAAACAGACGCAGGAGTTATACGGGCTGAACAACCCTCGTACGGCTGATTTTGGCAGACGTTGTCTGTTAGCCCGCCGACTGGTTGAGCGTGGCGTGCGGTTTATTCAATTGTATTCCGGCGGAAACCATAATGATGCCAACTGGGATGCCCACGGGGATCTGTTTAAAAATCATAGTTATCATGCCGGGAATACCGATCAGCCGATTGCCGCGTTGATTAAGGATCTTAAAGCACGCGGCTTGTTTGATGAAACGATGGTCGTCTGGGGTGGTGAGTTCGGACGTCAGCCGACGGCGGAATACGCCAAGGGAACGGGCCGCGACCATAACTCGTACGGGTTTACGATGTGGACCGCCGGCGGTGGTGTTAAGGGCGGAACTTCTGTGGGTGCGACCGACGAGTTGGGCTCGGCGGCGGTGGAAAAGCCGTTCCATGTAAAGCGATTGCACGCCACTATTCTGAATCAGATGGGACTGGATCCGAACCGTTTGTCTTACTTTTATGGCGGGCTGGATCAAAAGCTGGTGGGCGTCGAACATACCGAGCCGATCCGCGAAATCATTTGA
- a CDS encoding zinc-dependent alcohol dehydrogenase has translation MLTSHLVAPGKIELIEVPEPELAPASTLEPGSGQIIFQPETTCLCGSDLPYFNGTDEWEIEIGHSLHEMIGTVTATNGQRWKAGDRVLAVPVMQQGLSERFVLDESRTIPIATNIPEEHALMAQPLGTALFALKKLPNLLDKTVAVVGQGPMGQLMNAALSNMGARQIVGIDLLESRLEVSPRMGATATICNQNTDPVAALREILIGELPDIVIEAVGHADQQLNLCIDLCREAGNILVFGVPPETIDQIRWRDLLFKNITVNTSINPDFKRDFPLAMQWLSEGRIDVTPIITHRFPLAEIQQAFELFRDRKDGVIKVIVEFPSLGR, from the coding sequence TTGTTAACAAGCCATCTTGTCGCGCCAGGAAAAATTGAACTCATTGAAGTCCCCGAACCCGAACTTGCACCGGCTTCCACACTGGAGCCAGGCAGTGGACAAATCATCTTCCAGCCGGAAACGACCTGCCTGTGTGGTTCGGATCTGCCGTATTTCAATGGCACAGATGAATGGGAAATTGAAATCGGTCACTCCTTGCACGAAATGATCGGCACTGTCACTGCAACGAATGGACAGCGTTGGAAAGCAGGGGACCGAGTCCTCGCCGTTCCCGTCATGCAGCAGGGCCTCAGCGAACGTTTTGTGCTGGACGAATCCCGCACGATTCCCATCGCCACCAACATCCCGGAAGAACATGCTTTGATGGCACAACCTCTGGGAACGGCGCTGTTTGCTCTCAAGAAACTGCCCAATCTGCTGGATAAAACAGTGGCCGTGGTGGGGCAGGGCCCCATGGGACAATTAATGAATGCCGCGCTCAGCAATATGGGCGCGCGTCAGATTGTCGGTATCGACCTGCTGGAATCCCGTCTAGAGGTCAGTCCCCGCATGGGAGCCACCGCGACGATCTGTAATCAGAACACCGATCCCGTCGCCGCACTACGGGAAATCCTGATCGGGGAATTGCCCGACATCGTCATCGAAGCCGTCGGCCACGCCGATCAACAGCTCAATCTCTGTATCGATCTCTGCCGCGAAGCAGGCAACATTCTCGTGTTCGGCGTTCCCCCTGAAACCATCGATCAGATCCGCTGGCGCGACTTGCTCTTTAAAAACATCACTGTGAATACAAGTATCAATCCCGACTTCAAACGTGATTTCCCACTCGCCATGCAATGGCTCTCCGAAGGACGCATCGATGTGACTCCCATCATTACACATCGCTTTCCCCTGGCAGAAATTCAGCAGGCATTCGAACTATTTCGCGATCGCAAAGACGGCGTGATTAAAGTCATTGTTGAATTTCCCTCTCTGGGTCGTTAA